A stretch of Anolis sagrei isolate rAnoSag1 chromosome X, rAnoSag1.mat, whole genome shotgun sequence DNA encodes these proteins:
- the FAM32A gene encoding protein FAM32A isoform X2, whose protein sequence is MSEYEFAQRGPLRLKGAAAEKQRKKRKRKRAEEAGNEEEGGAMVEKGVSSKKPDEEEKEEKRALDKRTPAQLAYEKIQEKRQIERILKKASKTHKQRVEDFNRHLDTLTEHYDIPKVSWTK, encoded by the exons ATGTCGGAGTACGAGTTCGCCCAGCGGGGGCCTCTCCGCCTGAAAGGAGCGGCGGCGGAGAAGCAGCG gaaaaagaggaagaggaagagggccgAGGAAGCAGGGAATGAAGAGGAAGGGGGCGCGATGGTGGAGAAAGGGGTGAGCAGCAAGAAGCCCGacgaagaggagaaagaggagaagcggGCCCTGGACAAGCGCACCCCGGCCCAGCTGGCCTATGAGAAGATCCAGGAGAAGCGG CAAATTGAGCGCATCCTGAAGAAAGCCTCCAAAACCCACAAGCAGAGAGTCGAG GATTTCAACCGGCACTTGGACACATTGACCGAGCATTACGATATCCCCAAAGTCAGCTGGACCAAATGA
- the FAM32A gene encoding protein FAM32A isoform X1 — protein sequence MSEYEFAQRGPLRLKGAAAEKQRKKRKRKRAEEAGNEEEGGAMVEKGVSSKKPDEEEKEEKRALDKRTPAQLAYEKIQEKRQIERILKKASKTHKQRVETINSPAACEVRSVIRFLSARNLPAAEIHRQICEVYGDTVMSESKVRKWVRQFKDGRNNVHDEDRSGRPSLITDDLVASVEARIRENRCFTITGLSNEFPDVSRSVLYNIVSGHLKFRKLCSRWVP from the exons ATGTCGGAGTACGAGTTCGCCCAGCGGGGGCCTCTCCGCCTGAAAGGAGCGGCGGCGGAGAAGCAGCG gaaaaagaggaagaggaagagggccgAGGAAGCAGGGAATGAAGAGGAAGGGGGCGCGATGGTGGAGAAAGGGGTGAGCAGCAAGAAGCCCGacgaagaggagaaagaggagaagcggGCCCTGGACAAGCGCACCCCGGCCCAGCTGGCCTATGAGAAGATCCAGGAGAAGCGG CAAATTGAGCGCATCCTGAAGAAAGCCTCCAAAACCCACAAGCAGAGAGTCGAG actatcaactcacccgccgcatgtgaggttcgctcagtgatacggtttttgtcagcaaggaacctgcctgctgcagaaattcatcgacagatttgtgaagtgtacggtgatactgttatgagtgaaagcaaagtgcgtaagtgggtacgacaattcaaagatggccgtaacaacgtccatgatgaggaccgctccggtcgcccttctttgattacagacgatttggtggcttcagttgaagcgaggattcgtgagaacaggtgcttcacaataacaggtctctcaaacgaatttcctgacgtgtcgagatcagtgctttacaacattgtttctggacacctaaagtttaggaaactgtgctcccgttgggtcccgtga